The Ostrinia nubilalis chromosome 17, ilOstNubi1.1, whole genome shotgun sequence genome contains a region encoding:
- the LOC135080111 gene encoding transcription factor Jun, protein MVRHSGHGMEPTFYDEQYPLNGPVENLKRTLTLDLDMGRGVKRARMNNAPVLSSPDLHMLKLGSPELEKLIIQNGMITTATPTPGGAALFPPVMPTEEQELYARPFVEALDKLHHGEPAAPLGRRVYADLDRPLERYPTPVVKDEPQTVPSAASSPPLSPIDMDTQERIKLERKRQRNRVAASKCRRRKLERISKLEEKVKVLKGENVELAQMIVKLKDHVHRLKQQVLEHANGGCHIDSHF, encoded by the coding sequence ATGGTTCGCCACTCCGGCCACGGCATGGAGCCCACTTTTTATGACGAACAGTATCCCCTCAACGGCCCCGTGGAGAACCTGAAGCGGACTCTCACCCTGGACTTGGACATGGGGCGGGGCGTGAAGCGCGCGCGGATGAACAACGCGCCGGTGCTGTCCTCGCCCGACCTGCACATGCTGAAGCTGGGCTCGCCGGAGTTGGAGAAGCTGATCATCCAGAACGGCATGATCACCACGGCCACGCCGACgcccggcggcgcggcgctgttCCCGCCCGTCATGCCCACGGAGGAGCAGGAGCTGTACGCGCGGCCCTTCGTGGAGGCTCTGGACAAGCTGCACCACGGCGAGCCCGCGGCGCCGCTCGGCCGGCGCGTGTACGCCGACCTGGACCGGCCGCTGGAGCGCTACCCCACGCCCGTCGTCAAGGACGAGCCGCAGACCGTGCCCAGCGCCGCCAGCTCGCCGCCGCTCTCGCCTATTGACATGGACACCCAAGAAAGAATCAAACTGGAGAGGAAGCGACAGAGGAATCGGGTGGCCGCCTCCAAGTGCCGGCGGCGGAAACTCGAGCGCATCTCGAAGCTGGAGGAGAAGGTGAAGGTGCTGAAGGGCGAGAACGTGGAGCTGGCGCAGATGATCGTGAAGCTGAAGGACCACGTGCACCGGCTGAAGCAGCAGGTGCTGGAGCACGCCAACGGCGGCTGCCACATCGACTCGCACTTCTGA